The genomic region AATGTGCATATTTAAGTTTTATTCGACGTCCTTTAAAAATTGGTGGTTGATGTTTTTTAATTGCTTCAAACATAGTTTTTGTCAATTTAGATGTACTAATCTTTTTATTAGATTCTTCATATCCTTCTTTTACAGATTGAAATAATTTGAATATACCTTTTTTTTGTAATGCGGATATAAAATGTATTTTTGAAAAATAAAGAAATTTTAATTTTTTCTTAATATTTTCTTTCATTTTTTTCTTTTCAGAAGAATCTAATAAATCCCATTTATTAATAGCAATAACAATACTTTTTCCAGATTTTATAATAAAATTAGACAAAAATAAATCCTGACTACATATTTTATCATATGCATCTATTATGAATAATATTACGTTAGATTTTTGAATTGTGTCTAATGTTTTAATGATTGAAATTTTTTCAAATTTATTGAGATGTTTCTTCTTTTTAGATGTTCCGGCGGTGTCTATTAAAATATAATCATCATTTTTGTATTTGATTGGTATTGATATGCTGTCTAATGTTGTACCTCCTATATTGCATGTAATCATTCGTTCTTCTTTTAATAAATTATTTATCAACGTTGATTTTCCGACATTAGGACGACCAATAAAAGCTACTTTTATAGGTGATTTTTCTATCTTTTTATCTTCTTTTTGTAGTTTTTTGATATTTTCTTTTTTTAAGATGATATTAATTGAAGGAATAATATATTTTTTAAAAAGATCATTTATTTTTTGATTATGACTTGCAGATATTGTTTGAATTTTTTTTATTCCTAAGGAATAAAATTCATTATTTTTAGAACAATCCTTAATACCATCTATTTTATTAATAACTAAAATTATTTCTTTTTTATATGTTTTGATTTTTTTAATTATTTCAATTTCTTGTGGCATCAATCCATCACGAGCACTTACTACAAATAAAATTAAATTTGATTGATCTACAGCTATAAATGTTTGTTTATTTGCTTTTTTTTCTATTTCACTTGCATTAAAATCTAAACCTGCTGTATCAATTATCATTGCTTTTTGTTTCGATTGTAATAATTTACAATATCCATATTGTCTATCTCTGGTAATGCCAAAATAATCTGCTACTAATGCATTTCTAGTTTTAGTTAATACATTAAATAAAGTAGATTTTCCCACATTAGTTCGTCCAATCAATGCAATAATAGGTATCATTTTATTGTGCCTTTTTTAATTAAAATAAATTAGTTTTTTACATTGCATGTATTTTTACATTAATTCATTTATTTTCATTTTTATAATTTCTTTAGATGCATTAGAAGATGTTTGTAATAAACTTTTTTTCCAACAGTTGATTGCTTGTTTTTTTTTGTTTTGTTTACTAAAAATATCACCTTTAATATTTTCGACTATATTTATCCAATTTTTATTTTTAATGCTTTCAAGAATTTTTATTGCGATTTTGTATTCATTTTTTTGTATTTTTATTTTAGTCATTTTTATTTTTAGGATGTTTTTTAGATTTTCTTCTTCTGTATTTTTTAAACAGTTTTTTAATATTTCGAAGGATTTTTCTAAGTTATTGTTTAGAATATATTTTTTTGCTAAAACCATACCTCTTAATGTATCTTTAAGGTTATTTTTTTTAAGGTAAAAAACTTCTTTTTGATTTGAATTTTCAGATTTTTGAGAGT from Buchnera aphidicola (Diuraphis noxia) harbors:
- a CDS encoding YfgM family protein, producing MLKTFKKKTISLTAFLITLIIIFFFVFSKNFINSYKKNTTLIKDDEIEKKINSQKSENSNQKEVFYLKKNNLKDTLRGMVLAKKYILNNNLEKSFEILKNCLKNTEEENLKNILKIKMTKIKIQKNEYKIAIKILESIKNKNWINIVENIKGDIFSKQNKKKQAINCWKKSLLQTSSNASKEIIKMKINELM
- the der gene encoding ribosome biogenesis GTPase Der; this encodes MIPIIALIGRTNVGKSTLFNVLTKTRNALVADYFGITRDRQYGYCKLLQSKQKAMIIDTAGLDFNASEIEKKANKQTFIAVDQSNLILFVVSARDGLMPQEIEIIKKIKTYKKEIILVINKIDGIKDCSKNNEFYSLGIKKIQTISASHNQKINDLFKKYIIPSINIILKKENIKKLQKEDKKIEKSPIKVAFIGRPNVGKSTLINNLLKEERMITCNIGGTTLDSISIPIKYKNDDYILIDTAGTSKKKKHLNKFEKISIIKTLDTIQKSNVILFIIDAYDKICSQDLFLSNFIIKSGKSIVIAINKWDLLDSSEKKKMKENIKKKLKFLYFSKIHFISALQKKGIFKLFQSVKEGYEESNKKISTSKLTKTMFEAIKKHQPPIFKGRRIKLKYAHLGSFNPPKIIIHGNQVTFLSLPYKRYLINFFHQNLNIKGTPIQIQFKDNINPYIQKQKN